In Solanum stenotomum isolate F172 chromosome 6, ASM1918654v1, whole genome shotgun sequence, one DNA window encodes the following:
- the LOC125867789 gene encoding uncharacterized protein LOC125867789 isoform X2 yields the protein MVSPSNNSHNFPLKFLCSYGGKIMPRQTDGKLRYYGGETRVLSVDRSISFTELLLKLGEMSGSSVSLRCQLPNEDLDALVSITSDEDLVNLIEEYDRVSAISSFLKIRAFLYPPKSTKKVVSPTPSISSTSSTNSTTISNPDATSSPSSFCSTITSPPASTRHHDCPRPYKKVTRNSLDETINGRIRHIRTRSSPVYDDEIN from the exons atggtTAGTCCATCCAATAATTCCCATAATTTTCCTCTAAAATTCCTTTGTAGCTATGGTGGCAAGATTATGCCCCGTCAAACCGATGGAAAACTCCGGTATTATGGTGGCGAAACACGTGTCCTCTCCGTTGATCGTTCCATTTCATTCACAG aGCTATTATTGAAGTTAGGGGAGATGTCTGGATCATCAGTGAGTTTAAGGTGTCAGCTGCCAAATGAAGATCTAGATGCACTTGTATCAATAACATCTGACGAAGATTTAGTCAATCTCATCGAAGAATATGATCGTGTTTCAGCAATATCATCGTTTCTCAAGATTAGGGCTTTCTTATATCCACCAAAATCCACAAAAAAAGTTGTATCTCCTACACCTTCCATTTCTTCTACCTCATCCACCAATAGTACCACTATTAGCAACCCCGATGCCACGTCATCACCAAGTTCATTTTGTTCAACCATTACTAGCCCTCCTGCGTCAACGAGGCATCATGATTGTCCAAGACCATATAAGAAAGTGACACGAAATTctttagatgaaacaattaacGGGCGCATACGTCATATTAGAACAAGATCGTCACCG GTATATGATGATGAAATCAATTGA
- the LOC125867789 gene encoding uncharacterized protein LOC125867789 isoform X1, whose protein sequence is MVSPSNNSHNFPLKFLCSYGGKIMPRQTDGKLRYYGGETRVLSVDRSISFTELLLKLGEMSGSSVSLRCQLPNEDLDALVSITSDEDLVNLIEEYDRVSAISSFLKIRAFLYPPKSTKKVVSPTPSISSTSSTNSTTISNPDATSSPSSFCSTITSPPASTRHHDCPRPYKKVTRNSLDETINGRIRHIRTRSSPVMFPICPEKVTARTPQYAYHHSHGNNSSHIYLIHHGNHWQ, encoded by the exons atggtTAGTCCATCCAATAATTCCCATAATTTTCCTCTAAAATTCCTTTGTAGCTATGGTGGCAAGATTATGCCCCGTCAAACCGATGGAAAACTCCGGTATTATGGTGGCGAAACACGTGTCCTCTCCGTTGATCGTTCCATTTCATTCACAG aGCTATTATTGAAGTTAGGGGAGATGTCTGGATCATCAGTGAGTTTAAGGTGTCAGCTGCCAAATGAAGATCTAGATGCACTTGTATCAATAACATCTGACGAAGATTTAGTCAATCTCATCGAAGAATATGATCGTGTTTCAGCAATATCATCGTTTCTCAAGATTAGGGCTTTCTTATATCCACCAAAATCCACAAAAAAAGTTGTATCTCCTACACCTTCCATTTCTTCTACCTCATCCACCAATAGTACCACTATTAGCAACCCCGATGCCACGTCATCACCAAGTTCATTTTGTTCAACCATTACTAGCCCTCCTGCGTCAACGAGGCATCATGATTGTCCAAGACCATATAAGAAAGTGACACGAAATTctttagatgaaacaattaacGGGCGCATACGTCATATTAGAACAAGATCGTCACCGGTGATGTTTCCTATTTGTCCTGAGAAAGTCACGGCCAGGACTCCTCAATATGCTTATCATCATAGTCATGGGAATAATAGTAGCCATATTTATTTGATTCACCATGGCAACCATTGGCAATAA